The DNA segment ataaaccaacATAAATAAGGAAGCCACCACTATCTTTATGAGGTAACTAGGTCAATAAACCTAGAAAATTTTATACATATGATCTCCTTGGTACCAGCACCATTAGATGATCTTATCTATCTTTAACCTACTTTTCAATACATGTTTCTTATTTTGGCTGAGAACAAATAATATAAGATTGTTCTACCAAATTTGATGAGAACAAATgcgttaatatatttaaatctaaaataaattatattttattttaaattgtaacaatattattattgaaattaaaatataataacaaatatgattatgaatatgttattttcttcaaaattaaatcaaattctattttattttaaaattaacaaattttattgtcTTAGAAGAATTTTGTTTACGAAGTCTTTAATTTCAAGAATTATTACTGTACTATcgtctttaaattaaaataaattaaatattatttttgtattaattcaatttattacaaaatataataaaataattctaatttgtataattgaatatttattcataaaaaataattactcccACAACATTTACAAATATAATAGTAAAAGAACATCTTCAATGGAAGTACATATATGAATTGTTTAACTTTAAATACCATgagttctttaattttaaacatcattgcttaacttttttttttcctaataaaaTAGATGACATGACGTTACTTATAAGTACACCATTGCTTAACAAATTAATACCttaaatagaatattttttaaacattacaCAACTCttgtaaaattaagttaatcaATTATTTCATAACCTTAGCATTAGAGTGAATTTTCTtataaagtatttaaatttatgagaaattctaagatcataaaattatgataaacataactcatctaaataattatgtattggAGATGTTCAAATTCTTCTTAATTATCAAGCCAAATGTCAGCCACGGCGCGACTTAAAAGTTAAGACTCTTGATACTTTTCAAAACGTGAAAAAAAACacgttttatttttcatattgttAACTGTCCATGCTACGTGCCTAGGTAGGATATCTCTTCATGACTAAGGAAAGTCATTTGTTGAATTGCTTAAggtttttttaaaggatttttttttatcgaattAAAAGATTAACCAGCCAACGAAAAAAAGGACGCGATAAGATTACCGGAGGGTGCAAGTAGTAATTGTTtaagttttgtttgatttgtataggagtagaagaaaaataatattttttttcacccatTGGTTATCGATCGActcataacttttcccacgtAATATTCATCACTTGATTAATGAGTATCTCACCGGTCATCTGACGATCAACTCATGACTTCCTCCAGGTAATTTTCGTCTGTCAGTTACCGATAAGTCTCACACTAGTAACGATAATCACTCTTGTAATCTCCTCCGAAACTATAATGGTCGCCCAAGAAATACTATTATAAGATACCATGATAATGATTaatgaacattttttaaatttttagagtGTAAATTTAGACTTatcttaactttatttttagttGATGGAACTTGAATTACGGAGGAAGAATAAGAACTCCAAAAACAAGTCTAAAATGGCATGTTAGACTTGCTTTGCTTAAATGTTTTTGGGTTAGGTTTGCTAAACCTATGTATGATGCAGTTATAAGAGcataaattaaactttatttaCGTATTATCAAAATTAACCTTTAGTtaagtttatgaaaaataatttctacAAATTATCTTATTCATAAATTAGTTTTACATTACAGGACTTGAGCGTTTGAGAATATATTTATCCAAACAATACTTTAATacagtataaaaaaatgaaaacagagagAAGCGGTGATGCGAGACAGGTCAAGAATGTAATGTtcacattataatttatttataagccAACTAATTTTTAACATCAATCTGCATTGCAGCATAATTTGGAAGTGTGGGAATTCACataattttatgttatgttcTGTGTATGagcataatatattatattaatatatgaatGATACATGCTTCTTTCGTTCTGTTTATAATTAACATCTGGCACACAGCCAATCCAAGCTCTATCcaagtataaaatatatttccagCAGCGCAAGAGACAGGTACAAATAACTAACCAAACGCGACCCAGTGCACTTCGGATGACACAATGATGCTTCTTGCAACTTGTTCTTTTGTTAACAACCTTATTGTTGGTTTTGTTGTCTGATTACCCAGATTAAGGTCGATCATTGAAACTTACTCCATAGtccattttctatttatttttattattcccATAAGTACAATTTGGACAATTTTCCCCGTAAGAATTTTCAACTAAATAAGGtcaaatgatttgtttttcttccatAAATTGAAATCTTCTTATGCATcttaactttataaaaaaaaaattccacttaatttttaaaaaaattgagatgcacaacttaattttaatttattttaattaactcttttttatttgttgtatatgcttgtcaaaaaaataatccaaattaAACTTCATTCTTATATATAATGTACACGGATTTTTTGACTGAATATAATGTACACAGATGAAAATGAATTATCCTTTACATaagcaaaaaatatttaaatatattgttagCTTTTGtgagtaaaaataaatttaattttaaaatttaagtttctataaattataaatggaaataaataatatttatcactGCTAAATTGTGATGTGATATAGAGGAAAAGATCCTCTCTATTTCCTATATTactataattttctaaaaaaaatgatattttttattacatgtgtatcatcttcattttatttatttctccaaaaccataataataaaagaaatgaagagaATCTTGACCCGTGATATACATCTAGCTAGATTCGTGTTTGTATTAactagataaaatatatttataaaagtagttttttcaaattatgGGACGGTTAGAAATACAAAACAGTGCACTACAAGAATAACAGAATAAGATAAAATAGACTAATAGGGTGATTTCTTCTAGCAAGGCAAAATACAATTAGCATGAAATATACACGTCTATATATTGTTGGACACTTTGATGGTTCAACAACCGCACACGTGGTTTACATCGACAAAAGTCATCACTTTTccatcaaagaaaagaaaggcaaAAAAATGGTGTATACATTGCTGTATAGCTTACAAACTATGAAAAATGTAAACTAATGAGTATAGGATGACAAGTATGTCAAACACTAAAAGTTTGAGTCATTAACGCAAGATAAATGGACCTTTGACGACTTTGAAAATGTATACATCaaaagagaaataagaaaaatgaagcaataaaaaataacaaatatgaaatttatgtaataataaaaaggacaaaaataaaaaatacaagcaattataaaaattaaaacataaaatattagaaGTATTGATATTAAAAAGAGTATATTGTCTTTCTACTACTTGAAATTATAATGGGTTGTCCCTtaatttttacacttttttaaattaaaaaaaaaacttgaaactgATATTGTCACCTTTAAGTAAGGTTTGTTGGAGTCCCTTAAAATTAAGCCTTAACGAAGATGAAAAAAAGTGAATCGTTAAAAATGATTAGTCAAAATTTTCAACGCATATATTTCACACTACTATGATAATAACCCAAAACATTAATCAAACTAAGGATGACAATTGAGTAAGACAAATATGAGTAATAGTTATTTATTAACAATCGATACTTATATGAGTATCTTTTAAGTGGATATCCTTAAATTTTGCATGTATTTGTAGGTATTCACAAGTATTGGtgaatatttgttaaaatataaaatttaaaataaaaaagtaaacaatataataaaactaaaaattatttttaaaacattttaataaaaaattaattttgtaactaGGAGTGAGTAAGGATGAGTTGGGACCAGTTTATGCTTGTTCCTACTCAGACTCAAAATTTTGATCACAACATTTATTTAAACTGCCTAGGTATTTGAACTCCAATGGTATATTTCTAATCtatctcatatatataattaagcttTATATGGTACAataagttgttttattttttatactgaGAAGGGGTAAGGCCCTGAAACAGACAAAACTACAACCGGATAATACGGGGCAGAGAAACAGCAGCCATATCCCTCAAACAGAAAGAGACTTGACGCTGCTGGGTGTTGTTGCAAGACATGCAAACCCACCTCATACTTATGAGCTAAACTAGCCAAAAATCAGCTACTACACATGACAGACCTTAACCTCCCAACCAAGAACCAATACTATTTATCATAGCTCTATAAGGATGGTCTTACTCACATCAACAACCTAGCTTGGAATCACACTCCACCAACAACTTTTGATGCCCTAGATAAGGCAGACAAAACACCCCACAGTTCACTCATTATCtacattattttctttctagGAGTTCATATAGGAATTCtgaaaataaatacttattttgtgtaatatacaagatacaatactagaaatatttatttacataataaattctgtttaatactaatataatagataattgataaataataattcattgGCTTCACCTCACTAATATAAACCAGACCATGAGCCTCGGGAACTAGGTCATAATCCCTCGTACTTCATCATTTTTACAGTAGTtattaaagggaaaaaaattataaagcacATTAACATATTTTCTTGagataatttagaaaataaaaaattatttagttttgtcagccatcaattttttttaatgatttagcACATTCTATAAACACATTCTAAAAATACTAgataaattcaattaaatattttaaactatttcaAACACAATAAACAGCTTCTTACAAGAAAAAcacatttcaatttttgttaACAGAACCATAACAAAAATGATCTTATTTATTTCATCaactaatcataaaaaaaacaatatagtaCAGAAGATTTCGTCTGAGATGCCACTCCGGCATAACTCGTTAAAGCAAAAGAATCCGTTGCAGCAAAGTTTAACGCTGAATGGTCCCACCTACCCTCGGCCACTTAACGAAATTTGATttccattattaatttattattatcatttttccctatttttttcattttcaaattttcaaacaaCCCGTTGCcgtttttcttcattatttattatatatatatatatatatatatatatattttttttttttttttttattacgcCACAAAGTCGGtcacctcctcctccttctctcaCTCGGTGCTTGTTCTCTTCTTCATAACTGAGGCGAGAGAGAGAATCTTCATTcttcaccaaaagaaaaaaaaaaaaaaaacatcagcGATGATGAAACGAAAGCTAGAAACCTTGGTGTGGCTAACACGAAAACGATCGATTCAGTTTCTAATCGGTGTTTTTTTCCTGTACCTCGTACTCGTTACACTCGAAATCCCGTTTGTTTTCAAAACCGACTTCGCAAGCGTGACCACCACGCGCCCCCCGAGGCTCCGAAGCGAGGAGGATTCGCTACGTAAAGAGTCCCCTGCGCGTCCTTTGAAAACGGTTTCCAACGCCGACTCGCCGAGTCAACTCGCTCACCGCCCCAACAGCAGTGTCGTTTCCGCGCTGGTGCTAAACGACGCCGCGTTCGACTCCCACGTAAACGACGGGTCGTCTGAACTCTACAAGCAAGTGAAGCACGCGCGCGAGGTTGGACGGAGTCTATGGGAACACCTCGAATCTGGAAAGCCGCTAACACGAACCGTTGCCGAGAACCGGCCCGGTTCGTGTCCCGGTTCGGTTTCGCTTTCTGGTTCGGATGTTGTTGACGTCTCGGGCGTCGTGCCGTTACCGTGTGGGCTCACATTGGGGTCCCACATAACGGTCGTTGGGAAGCCGTTGGCGGCGAAGCCCGATTTCGAGCCGAAGATAACGGTGGTGGCGGAGAACGAGCCGGTGATGGTGTCGCAATTCGTGGTGGAGTTGCAGGGGCTGAAGACCGTTGACGGTGAAGAGCCTCCTAGGGTTTTTCATTTCAACCCGAGGTTGAAGGGGGATTGGAGTGGTAAACCTGTGATTGAACTCAACACGTGTTACCGCATGCAGTGGGGTTCTGCTATTAGATGTGACGGTTGGAAATCTAAGGCCGATGATGATACCGGTGAGTTTCGGAactgaaattttaaaagttttttttttttgcgtgaTTAAATTTGGAAATTCTTAAATTAGGAAATGTTTTATGATAAGTTCGATTATGGTTTGTCTtgatttggtttttaatttttaattttctttccttctttggaTTGATGAATTTGCTTAGAATAGCTAACGTACTTTACAAGCTCATCCGATCATAGTAAgggttgttgatttttataataaatttggagaaaaaaaattatccacttaaagtgtaaaaagttttataagGTCATCTAATCTCAACCCACCATACCATATATCGTCAAATTTATTggtttttatgataattactttaaaagtcatattataTTAACAGCAAATTATGATTGTAAAAATACTTGTTATTGCATGATCATTAAACTCATAAATTAGTCACAAGACATCTCAATGATGAATTTTGACTGACgatgaaaattatttaaagaaatgtTTGATATTCCAAATTCTTTTTAACTTTGgtggatttttaatttttttaatttgcttttCAAATTCCAATTTGTGATATTCCAATTTGTATGTGTGAGGTTGCTTGTGTTTGATTGTGTTGAATTGAGTTGTTGCTTGCATTGGATGCAGTTGATAGGATGGTGAAGTGTGAGAAGTGGATTCGGGATGATGAAGATCACTTGGAGGGGTCTAAGGCGACGTGGTGGTTGAATAGACTGATAGGGCGCACGAAGAAAGTAACTGTTGACTGGCCATTCCCGTTTTCTGAGGGGAAGCTTTTTGTTCTTACTGTTAGTGCTGGGCTGGAGGGGTATCATGTTTCTGTTGATGGGAGGCATGTGACCTCTTTTCCTTATGGCACTGTAAGTGATATATATCTTTCTCCTCGAAGTTGCTAACCTGGACTTGTAGATTGATTtgcatgatcacttgattttgCGTTTTTGATGTTTTGGCAGGGTTTTACTCTTGAGGATGCCACCGGGCTTTCGTTGACTGGAGACATTGATGTCCACTCTGTATTTGCGGCATCTTTGCCTTCATCGCATCCCAGTTTTGCCCCACAGCGGCATCTTGAATTTTCCACTAGGTGGCGTACTCAGCCACTTCCTGAGTCTGGCGTCGAATTGTTCATTGGTGTCCTCTCGGCTGGAAACCATTTTGCTGAGCGTATGGCTGTGAGGAAGTCATGGATGCAACATAGGCTCGTCAAATCTGGAGCAGTGGTTGCTCGTTTCTTTGTGGCACTGGTAACGGTTACTAATTCACAGGCTTTCCGTATTTAGAGTTAAGATCTTATTTCTGATATTCAGTTGGGGTTTCTTactatttgattgaaatcttggCAGCATGCAAGACAAGAAATTAATGCAGAGTTGAAGAAGGAAGCCGAAttttttggtgatattgttattGTGCCTTATTTGGATAACTATGACCTTGTTGTGTTGAAAACAGTAGCCATATGTGAATATGGGGTGAGATAtaggttaattaaaaaaaattgaactgtgAAAATACAAATTCTTCAGTGATGTATAAGATTTGCTTCTTATTGTTCATAGGTACATACAGTTTCTGCTAAGTATGTCATGAAAGGTGATGATGACACTTTTGTTAGAGTGGATGCTGTTATCGATGAAGCAAGGAAGGTTCCAGATGGTTCAAGCTTTTATATTGGGAACATAAATTActaccacaaacccttgcgctATGGGAAATGGGCAGTGACATATGCAGTAAgtaaccacaaccattgcagtGCTTCTGTTTAGAATTAAGGAGTGAGAGTACTTTCGAAAACattgtaattttgtttatgtTAATGTGAATTAACAAAATGGCTATATTTTGATCCAAAACATGCCTGTTTTCTTCTTAGCTTCCACTTCCCATTTTGTCATGCATTCAACCATCCTGTCCTCTCTAATTATGGTTAGCAACAAGTTGCAGTTGCAACCTTAGTCAGCTGTCTGAATTTATGAACTGTATACCATGGTTCTTAAGTGTGTTTTGTCATATTGTGATTGATTTAACAACCTAGGTCCCATACTTTCCTACTGTGACCACATTAAACTTCTTGtattaatttgttgttgttgttgttacctTCTTTTTCTCCAGGAGTGGCCAGAAGAGGATTACCCACCCTATGCTAATGGCCCGGGTTATATTTTGTCATCAGATATTGCACGCTATATcgtatctgaattcgatatgcGTAAATTAAGGGTTAGTAAACGTTTTTCATTGCCCTTTTTTCTCTGTTCTTTCATAGTGGCAGAACCTGAGTTCCTTCCATTTGGCTGAATGTTTCTGTGATTTCATCTTTATGCAGTTGTTCAAGATGGAAGATGTGAGTATGGGAATGTGGGTGGAGCAATTCAACAGCTCAAAACCAGTACACTACTCGCATAGCTTGAAGTTCTGCCAGTTTGGTTGCATAGAAGATTATTACACCGCCCATTACCAATCGCCTAGGCAGATGATGTGCCTGTGGGATAAACTGCAAAGGAATTCAAGGCCTCAATGCTGCAACATGAGATGACAGAGAGAAAAAACATAGGTTGTGTGATCTTTGATTCCAGTGAAGAGGGACACAGAGAAAACAAGTTTTGCAGTGAAGCCATACCCTTCGTATTGTGTAAATAGCTGTGGAGCATGGTTAGCTAAACAACGCCCTGTATAAAATggccttttttttataaaaaaaatctctatttATTAGTGTTTTTCTGGTTCTTTTTTGGTACCCCTTTTTGGGGTTCTCAATTCTTTTGATCGGGGATTGGAAGATGACAAGGAAGGGGAAGGTGGGATGGGAATATATTGATGCAGATGCAAGTTCTGTATAAAAATTTGAGGGATAGCATTCGATATCCATAGAAAATATggattatttattattacacCATGCTGGTGCTTTTTGCTTTTTCCCTAATTCCATGTTTCCAACTTTTTTCTATTTCACCATAATTTTGACCTggttctgcttttttttttttttttttttttaatttattagtaatcTCCCACCAAGGTTTGGATGGACGATGAGTTGGTCAAATTACAATTAGGAAGTATGGCCTTCCCCTTTGGGGGTAATGATAGAAGCTATTGATTAGTTAACTCTGACCACGATGATACGGGTTCATactcagaaattaaaaaaaatgcttgttTGGAGATTAGATTGCAATTACGGTTGTAAATGAGCTAAGCTATAAATCTCGtttgtttaataaaataaataagtttaagaTTGGGATTAGGcttcattattatttaaacaagTCAAACATAAATTACAACAACTACCTAGATTTTTGTTTggcatatatttatatttataggtTATTATCTagtattaaaatgttttattaaatgtattgataaagttaaaaataattcaaaggaaaattttctcaaaataataaaaatttataaattagttaaacAAGTTATGTTACTTCAAACATTAGACTCgtttaaataaatgagataattaGGTGTGTAAATGGACATAATATTAGAGTTGAGTTAATCATAATACTAGAATTCTAGAAATTTAAGTttgatatatgaaaaaaaagtgaGTGACTTAAGcttgattcatttttttaaataagtctaATTAAAAGTTTGGACTTATAATAACGCTTAAGTTTGAGTTGTTTatcttatttactttttattttgtgattttttttcttattttttaattttattaatttagcatttaataatttttatactagATGATAATAATCTACAAATATAAATAGTATTAAAGATGTGGtatgatattataaaatttatgtaattttaattttcttataatatttgtGTGTGTACCAATTTTTAATGTCAAGTTTGTAAAATTTAGAATAAAGTTtggaatagttttaaaaaatcaagtgaaatctcaaattaaaatttatttattaattaaataaacaagttGGGTTAAGTATTTAATGAGCCAGCTTTCAATAGTTTATAAATAGCTTAATTCATTTACTCCTCTAGAAAAGAGCTTGAGCcatccaattatttttttaagcaaaaaacCGCAGAATTTATTTACAAGTTAAGCTTAAATTTCTAATTCTGACTAAACTCGACTGGTTTACACACCTATTTGCATTACCTACAaggtttagtttttattattatatttttgcattGGAGACGTTAATTTCGTCTCAATTACTCTATCATCGAAGCTGTCCATCCCTGTTATCTTGTGATTAATACTATATTATAGTAACTTTATTTTCcctaatcatttaaatttcttaaatgaaaacaaaaaatcaagtcGGAATACGTACGCATGACACGACTCGATCTTTCATCTTTCATCTTTCACCAAATTCATGATCCAAGGTTGCATTCACTCTTTCAAACAGACTTGGTCACCATTTTGAAAGCGTTGAGGAGAAAAGTTAGTCCTCCGATAGCAGACTCAACCAATTATAATTAAACTCAATAATTAATGAGTacttacataaattatttatatttaaaaggaaTTTCATCGAGTTTAACCTGGATATTTACTAGTAAAATTTGCGGAAATGAATGATGGTAATTGGTGACACAGCGTGGTGGGCACTCTGGTCTTAGTCGTCAGTCAATCTTTCTCTTTCATTGTTTGTGCAATGATTATGGTTCATTGTAATTCAGTTGGTCATAGAAGTTGGgagttagaatttaattttgaaaatactttTACTTGGAAATTAGCGTGTTAAGTTGGAAATTAGGATTATTTATTTTGACTAGACCTTATTTGACTTGTATATAAATATTGTTCTTGATGATTTATTTGCAATGTCTTATCACGTTGACATTAAAATACATATTGGGGAAACCTTGAAGATGGAATCTGTGTGTCTATAATGGGTTGTGTTTAATTTAAAGATCGGATGAATATGGGCTCTTAGAATGGATCACCAAGAGCAGTAATGATACcaagaaaattc comes from the Glycine soja cultivar W05 chromosome 6, ASM419377v2, whole genome shotgun sequence genome and includes:
- the LOC114416500 gene encoding hydroxyproline O-galactosyltransferase GALT6-like, with product MMKRKLETLVWLTRKRSIQFLIGVFFLYLVLVTLEIPFVFKTDFASVTTTRPPRLRSEEDSLRKESPARPLKTVSNADSPSQLAHRPNSSVVSALVLNDAAFDSHVNDGSSELYKQVKHAREVGRSLWEHLESGKPLTRTVAENRPGSCPGSVSLSGSDVVDVSGVVPLPCGLTLGSHITVVGKPLAAKPDFEPKITVVAENEPVMVSQFVVELQGLKTVDGEEPPRVFHFNPRLKGDWSGKPVIELNTCYRMQWGSAIRCDGWKSKADDDTVDRMVKCEKWIRDDEDHLEGSKATWWLNRLIGRTKKVTVDWPFPFSEGKLFVLTVSAGLEGYHVSVDGRHVTSFPYGTGFTLEDATGLSLTGDIDVHSVFAASLPSSHPSFAPQRHLEFSTRWRTQPLPESGVELFIGVLSAGNHFAERMAVRKSWMQHRLVKSGAVVARFFVALHARQEINAELKKEAEFFGDIVIVPYLDNYDLVVLKTVAICEYGVHTVSAKYVMKGDDDTFVRVDAVIDEARKVPDGSSFYIGNINYYHKPLRYGKWAVTYAEWPEEDYPPYANGPGYILSSDIARYIVSEFDMRKLRLFKMEDVSMGMWVEQFNSSKPVHYSHSLKFCQFGCIEDYYTAHYQSPRQMMCLWDKLQRNSRPQCCNMR